One genomic region from Kwoniella shivajii chromosome 6, complete sequence encodes:
- a CDS encoding eukaryotic translation initiation factor 3 subunit K, which translates to MTVAVPTKNLADWHSPSTRPEVIHELIHGVDRYNPTNLPFMEEYLLSEIKEGQYDLFANLAILKLYQFNPQHSNPDIIIHILIKNLSATVHGPDYNLSLGLLREPSAILHDIESDDESLITIVPFLTNLHELIRTCQFTNFWKELNGDSEAANIIKSRFLPSHAHPIDDLRFQFSLSIASCFSSITLTQLGRWLDLSSSSEISSWCEKVGWTVQGDKAVVPKNGDNDVKAGVVKENVQLNQLTKLVAAAAY; encoded by the exons ATGACAGTAGCTGTACCCACAAAGAACCTTGCCGATTGGCATTCACCTTCTACCAGACCTGAAGTGATTCACGAATTGATCCATGGTGTTG ATCGATATAATCCAACAAATCTACCATTCATGGAAGAATACCTTTTatctgaaatcaaagaaggtcaaTATGACTTATTCGCCAATTTAGCTATCTTAAAATTGTATCAATTCAATCCTCAACATTCAAATCCTGATATAATCATtcacatcttgatcaaaaaCCTGAGTGCGACTGTCCATGGACCAGATTATAATTTATCTCTTGGTTTATTGAGAGAACCAAGT GCAATCTTACATGATATAGAATCAGATGACGAGTCACTTATAACTATCGTACCTTTCTTAACTAACTTACACGAGTTAATTAGAACGTGTCAATTCACAAACTTCTGGAAAGAACTTAACGGTGATTCAGAAGCTGCCAACA TTATCAAATCTCGTTTCTTACCTTCTCACGCTCATCCCATCGATGACTTGAGATTCCAATTCTCTCTATCAATCGCATCATGTTTCTCGTCAATTACACTCACTCAACTTGGTCGATGGCTcgatctctcttcttcttcagaaatAAGCTCATGGTGTGAAAAAGTAGGATGGACGGTTCAAGGTGACAAAGCCGTCGTACCGAAGAATGGTGACAATGACGTCAAAGCTGGTGTCGTAAAAGAGAACGTACAACTCAATC AATTGACGAAACTCGTTGCTGCTGCCGCTTACTAG